In Alkalinema sp. FACHB-956, the sequence TCAAGCCGTGGAACGTTTGGGTGAAATGGGAGAGACGGCTAAGGTAGCAGTACCAGATCTTTTACTATTGCTTCAGGATGTGAACTTAGATGTCCAGATTACTGCAATTAAAACCCTGAGTGAAATGAAATCTCAGGCTACTATTATCGAACCTCATCTAATAAGTCTCTTAAAGCACACGCATCCAGATCTGCGTGGCTATGCAGCAAGAAGCCTGGGCGCATTAGCTGACTCTAGGAGAAACGATATTGCCAGGAAAAAAGATATCGTTTTCCACTTGTCTAAGCTGTTAGACGATCGATATCTGTATGTGCGCGTAGAAGCATTAAGTGCACTGAGATCAATGGGAGATGATGCTCAAACTATCATCCCTCAACTATTGCCACTATTCAAATCTCCAAGTACCAGTGTGCGCTTTGCTGCGATTGGAACCCTACGCGGTATTGGTCAGTCGGATCGGTTTCTGACTGTGGAGCTTTTGCCGCTACTTAAAGATGCCGATCCAATGGTTCGTTTAGCGACACTTGATACAATTGGAAGTACACCTAAATCAATACCTTATTTTTTGCCACACATTACGCCCTTACTGAAAGACCCGGTGCCAGAAATACGTGCTGCGACAATAGAAGCACTAGTCGAGATGAGAAATCCAAATGCAATCTCAGTTCG encodes:
- a CDS encoding HEAT repeat domain-containing protein; the encoded protein is MNKPDSSPRNSSPISDDERILGLRMQLKSPKPDLRIQAVERLGEMGETAKVAVPDLLLLLQDVNLDVQITAIKTLSEMKSQATIIEPHLISLLKHTHPDLRGYAARSLGALADSRRNDIARKKDIVFHLSKLLDDRYLYVRVEALSALRSMGDDAQTIIPQLLPLFKSPSTSVRFAAIGTLRGIGQSDRFLTVELLPLLKDADPMVRLATLDTIGSTPKSIPYFLPHITPLLKDPVPEIRAATIEALVEMRNPNAISVRDVLPLLFDSNSSVSVRAGKMIMSLKLEDSPEFRTEIQKVNRDLEAISKLPAEKAIAEIRSRLKNSDSLIQASARIALFNLGRTAKVTPSQISTLLNAVDPSVWTRSNES